One part of the Candidatus Cloacimonas sp. genome encodes these proteins:
- the dut gene encoding dUTP diphosphatase — MKIAFQKLSPTATLPQRMTEQSSGFDLFADLLEPVTIEPYKRQAIPCGIAIEIPMGYEAQIRPRSGLSLNFGLGILNSPGTIDADYRGEIKVILINLSEEGVKIEPQMRIAQMVFCPVVIPELSETVSLSPSKRQEGGFGHTGK, encoded by the coding sequence ATGAAAATAGCTTTTCAGAAATTATCTCCCACTGCCACTTTGCCCCAAAGAATGACAGAACAATCTTCTGGTTTTGATCTTTTCGCTGATCTTTTGGAACCGGTTACGATTGAACCTTATAAACGACAAGCCATTCCTTGTGGCATAGCCATTGAAATTCCAATGGGTTATGAAGCTCAAATTAGACCCCGCAGCGGTTTATCCTTAAATTTCGGTTTAGGCATTTTAAACAGTCCCGGAACTATTGATGCCGATTACAGAGGTGAAATAAAAGTGATTTTGATCAATTTGAGCGAAGAAGGGGTAAAAATTGAACCCCAAATGCGGATAGCGCAAATGGTTTTTTGCCCGGTAGTGATTCCTGAACTTAGTGAAACAGTGTCTCTTAGCCCAAGTAAAAGGCAGGAAGGCGGTTTTGGACATACAGGAAAGTGA